The following proteins are co-located in the Streptomyces sp. DT2A-34 genome:
- a CDS encoding non-ribosomal peptide synthetase produces the protein MSDPNAYRTASAAHQGIWLAHQLDPDSTLYNCGVRLALEGHLDVPSLRAAVRRALTEAESLRARFVAYEDELRLRLADVPEDPLPVVDLRAEPAGAEAAARAWTDADLATPMDPGRGPLAAHTLLRLADDRAWLHLRYHHIVLDGYGQNLYLRRLADLYSALAAGRAPGAGSFAPLDRLLTEDEEYRRSPRHARDRAHWLREFREPPAPVTLAGRTAAPSAAVLRSAVRLSGERVSGLLDAVPGAAGRWSLLVVAATAAYLHRLDGAPEVVVGLPLAARVGRAAAATPSMAVNVLPLRLTLDPTTTFSQLVAQTRRRVSDAIGHQRYRGEELRTELGLLGASHDLYAVSVNTVAFEEEPAFAGLRVTRHQVMTGPVKDLSVVAVGTQDGGGGVLVELEANPAVYDETELARHRDRFTAYLDALARTPDEPMAHVGVLFGEERRLLHTWRDPGPDAPPPTENLATLFERRAATHAADTALVDAEQTLTYAELNARANRLARLLVARGVRPGDLVGVLMERSAHLVVAILATLKAGAGYVPLHHGHPRERSRQILDDTAARLLLVDASATGHAAVAGNLPVIEVGPGEYDGAGAGACADLGTDVPGDALAYVMFTSGSTGRPKGVAVTHAGVAAFALDRCWSDAVAECVVFHANHAFDASTYELWVPLLRGGRVVVAPAGPPTVAHIGRLIAAHRATNFHATAGLFRVLAQEAPHIFAGLREISTGGDIVSADAVRALQRACPDLVIRSTYGPTETTAFATHIPFTATDPVPDAVPIGRPMDHTRAHVLDARLRPVPIGVPGELYLAGAGLARGYWRRPAPTAERFVADPFGGPGERMYRTGDITRWRPDGTLEYLERADDQVKVRGFRIELGEVESALRRHPEVGQAVAVVREFGAQATTGSGSARQRDAVDKRLVAYVVPSATAGSGGAPHPGELRAALARRLPDYMVPAAVVVLDTLPITANGKLDRAALPLPDFGAPTPGRAPRTPLEAVLCELFADVLGVERAGIDDSFFDLGGHSLTATRLAGRVRSRLGLELEMRTLFETPTVAALSQDLAAAKRVRPPLEPASPASPHDPLPLSYAQRRLWFIAQLEGPNATYNMPLALRLSGPLDRPALARALADVSDRHAPLRTVFPQGPDGLPHQRILDGREAGPPLTVVESDPGELPGLLATQAARGFDLTRQAPLRATLFGVAPDEHVLLLVVHHIAGDAWSVPPLLRDLSAAYAARRSGSHADLPPLPVSYSDYTLWQRELLGAPDDPGSLAGSQLAYWREALAGLPQELALPYDRPRPQAASHRGGSVPLVVDAWLHDRLGRLARDAGASVFMVVQAAVAALLTRLGAGEDIPLGAPVAGRAEDALDDLVGFFVNTLVLRTDTSGDPTFRELLARVRECDLSAFAHQDLPFDRLVEALNPPRSLARHPLFQVMLAFQSVADAEAELTGLHVRREPLAAPAVKFDLSFELAERFAPDGAPAGISGSVEYARDLFDEHTAAAVARRLVRLLDAVTADAGLPLSGIDILEPAERIGLLADWNDTRGPLPEVMVPDLFAAHVARTPQATALVFGDTELSYRELDARVDRLAGRLARLGAGPEHVVGVALPRSTELIVTLLAVLRTGAAFLPLDPHLPPGRVEFMVEDTAPLCVVTRDSLVAGLPDTGCALLVLDELVLDELVLEEPGLEEPGLEEPGLEEPGLEEPGPDGPGEPSGPREPAPAPFPHGEHPAYVIYTSGSTGRPKGVMVTRDGLANRLSWMQRRYPLTPGDRVLQKTPVSFDVSVWEFFWPLTQGATLVVAEPEGHKDPDYLADVIRERGVTVTHFVPSMLQAYLRAPRAGEPSPLRRVFCSGEALSRELEADFFATVDAPLTNLYGPTETAVDVTAWDCRPAGATDAGPVPIGEPVTNTRLYVLDSRLGLVPPGVVGELYVAGVQLARGYVRRPGLTAERFVADPFAATYGLSGERMYRTGDLARRRPDGQLEYAGRVDDQVKVRGFRVEPGEVEAALLRHPGVAQAAVVVRADGPGEPRLIGYAVPAGADRTGSDACDPVDVRRSVRELLPDYMVPAAVVVLDALPVTANGKLDRAALPAPGFTVAPGGRAPRTARERTLCALFAEVLAVDSVTVDDGFFDLGGDSILSIDLVGRARAAGIGLTPGDVFRCSTVAELADVARDLTDDRTPTGPDPEPGTGDLPPTPVMHWLRERGGTIDGFHQSVLVWTPPELDEAGLTTALRALLDHHDALRMRLGGDDTRWLPHIREAGTVDAARCLRRVDVAGADDAELRERVAAEARAAAGRLRPREGVVLRAVWFDAGRERSGQLLMAAHHLAVDAVSWRILLADLAAAWEAVAEGRRPALAPVPTSLRSWAAALVAQARTPVRLAELPFWTVLLKEAEPPLGERPLDPRTDLGETARSHTVTLRAADTEPLLDRVTAAFRTDVPTVLLTGLAVALTAWRRDRGRAGGGSVLIDVEGHGRETSLVPGADVSRTVGWFTALHPVRLDAGLDDTDNDTDRDDIRADIRAGGPALGAALKRVKEQLRAVPDNGVGHGLLRHLNSDTADTLAALARPQILFNHLGRLALADSLAPTPWRPVAAPQGPPHGTPGPALSHVLEITTLVEDHGTGPRLRATLSWPGGLLAEVEVAALARTWLEALRGLARHAERPGAGGRSPSDLGLVSLSQEQIERLEHTWRTAR, from the coding sequence GTGTCAGACCCGAACGCGTACCGGACCGCGAGCGCCGCACACCAGGGCATCTGGCTGGCCCACCAGCTGGACCCCGACAGCACGCTGTACAACTGCGGTGTCCGCCTCGCCCTCGAAGGCCACCTGGACGTCCCGTCGCTGCGAGCGGCCGTGCGGCGTGCGCTCACGGAGGCGGAGAGCCTGCGGGCGCGGTTCGTCGCGTACGAGGACGAACTGCGCCTGCGCCTCGCGGACGTCCCCGAGGACCCGCTGCCCGTCGTCGACCTGCGCGCGGAGCCCGCCGGCGCGGAAGCCGCCGCCCGCGCCTGGACCGACGCCGACCTGGCCACCCCCATGGACCCCGGGCGTGGCCCGCTGGCCGCGCACACCCTGCTCAGGCTGGCCGACGACCGGGCCTGGCTGCATCTGCGCTACCACCACATCGTCCTCGACGGCTACGGCCAGAACCTCTACCTGCGCCGCCTCGCGGACCTCTACAGCGCCCTGGCGGCGGGCCGCGCCCCCGGCGCCGGGTCCTTCGCCCCACTGGACCGCCTCCTCACCGAGGACGAGGAGTACCGTCGCTCCCCGCGCCACGCGCGCGACCGCGCCCACTGGCTGCGCGAGTTCCGTGAGCCACCCGCCCCCGTCACCCTCGCCGGACGCACCGCCGCGCCCTCGGCAGCCGTGCTGCGCAGCGCCGTACGGCTGTCCGGGGAGCGGGTGAGCGGGCTCCTCGACGCGGTGCCGGGCGCCGCGGGCCGCTGGTCGCTGCTCGTCGTCGCCGCGACCGCCGCGTATCTGCACCGGCTCGACGGCGCGCCCGAGGTGGTCGTCGGACTGCCGCTGGCCGCACGCGTGGGACGGGCGGCCGCGGCCACCCCGTCGATGGCGGTGAACGTGCTGCCGCTGCGCCTCACCCTCGACCCCACGACGACGTTCTCCCAACTCGTCGCCCAGACCCGACGGCGCGTCAGCGACGCGATCGGGCACCAGCGCTACCGGGGCGAGGAACTCCGCACGGAACTGGGCCTGTTGGGCGCCTCGCACGACCTGTACGCGGTGTCCGTCAACACCGTCGCCTTCGAGGAGGAACCGGCCTTCGCCGGCCTGCGCGTCACCCGCCACCAGGTCATGACGGGACCGGTCAAGGACCTGTCGGTCGTCGCCGTCGGCACGCAGGACGGCGGCGGTGGCGTCCTCGTCGAACTCGAAGCCAACCCCGCCGTGTACGACGAGACGGAACTCGCCCGGCATCGCGACCGCTTCACCGCGTACCTGGACGCCCTCGCACGTACCCCCGACGAGCCCATGGCCCACGTCGGCGTGCTCTTCGGGGAGGAGCGCCGACTGCTCCACACGTGGCGCGACCCCGGCCCGGACGCACCCCCGCCGACCGAGAACCTCGCGACGCTCTTCGAGCGCCGGGCCGCGACTCACGCAGCGGACACGGCGCTCGTCGACGCCGAACAGACCCTCACCTACGCCGAGTTGAACGCACGGGCGAACCGGCTCGCCCGGCTCCTCGTCGCGCGGGGCGTGCGGCCCGGCGATCTCGTGGGGGTGCTCATGGAGCGCTCGGCGCATCTCGTGGTGGCGATCCTCGCGACGCTGAAGGCCGGCGCGGGCTATGTGCCGCTGCACCACGGCCACCCGAGGGAACGGTCCCGGCAGATCCTCGACGACACGGCGGCGCGCCTGCTCCTCGTCGACGCCTCGGCGACGGGGCACGCGGCCGTGGCGGGGAACCTGCCCGTGATCGAGGTGGGTCCGGGTGAGTACGACGGGGCGGGGGCCGGGGCCTGTGCCGACCTCGGCACCGACGTGCCGGGAGACGCTCTGGCGTACGTGATGTTCACCTCCGGGTCGACCGGCCGGCCCAAGGGCGTGGCGGTCACCCACGCAGGCGTGGCCGCCTTCGCGCTCGACCGGTGCTGGAGCGACGCCGTCGCCGAGTGCGTGGTCTTCCACGCCAACCACGCCTTCGACGCCTCGACGTACGAACTCTGGGTGCCCCTGCTGCGCGGCGGGCGCGTGGTCGTGGCGCCGGCGGGGCCACCCACCGTCGCACACATCGGGCGGCTCATCGCCGCCCACCGGGCCACCAACTTCCACGCGACCGCCGGTCTCTTCCGGGTCCTCGCCCAGGAGGCGCCCCACATCTTCGCCGGGCTGCGGGAGATCTCCACCGGCGGCGACATCGTCTCCGCGGACGCCGTCCGCGCCCTGCAGCGGGCCTGCCCGGACCTGGTGATCCGCTCCACCTACGGGCCGACGGAGACCACCGCCTTCGCCACCCACATCCCGTTCACCGCCACCGACCCGGTGCCCGACGCCGTGCCGATCGGCCGCCCCATGGACCACACGCGCGCCCACGTCCTGGACGCACGGCTGCGCCCCGTCCCCATCGGCGTCCCGGGCGAGCTGTACCTGGCGGGCGCGGGCCTGGCCCGCGGCTACTGGCGGCGTCCCGCGCCGACCGCCGAACGGTTCGTGGCCGACCCCTTCGGCGGACCGGGCGAGCGCATGTACCGCACGGGAGACATCACCCGCTGGCGTCCGGACGGCACGCTCGAGTACCTGGAGCGCGCCGACGACCAGGTCAAGGTGCGCGGCTTCCGCATCGAACTCGGCGAGGTCGAATCGGCGCTCAGACGCCACCCCGAGGTGGGCCAGGCGGTCGCGGTGGTGAGGGAGTTCGGCGCACAGGCGACGACGGGATCCGGTTCGGCGCGGCAGCGGGACGCGGTGGACAAGCGGCTCGTCGCCTACGTGGTGCCCTCGGCCACGGCCGGCTCCGGCGGCGCACCGCACCCCGGGGAGCTGCGCGCCGCGCTGGCCCGGCGGTTGCCGGACTACATGGTGCCCGCCGCCGTCGTCGTCCTGGACACCCTGCCGATCACAGCGAACGGCAAGCTCGACCGCGCCGCCCTGCCCCTGCCCGACTTCGGCGCGCCGACGCCGGGGCGGGCGCCCCGCACCCCGCTGGAGGCGGTGCTGTGCGAGCTCTTCGCCGACGTCCTCGGCGTCGAGCGGGCCGGGATCGACGACAGCTTCTTCGACCTGGGCGGGCACTCGCTGACGGCGACACGCCTCGCGGGCCGGGTGCGCTCGCGGCTCGGCCTGGAACTCGAGATGCGGACCCTGTTCGAGACGCCGACGGTCGCCGCGCTGTCCCAGGACCTGGCGGCGGCGAAACGGGTACGGCCGCCGCTGGAGCCCGCGTCCCCCGCGTCCCCGCACGATCCGCTGCCGCTGTCCTACGCCCAGCGCCGCCTGTGGTTCATCGCGCAGTTGGAGGGCCCGAACGCGACCTACAACATGCCGCTTGCCCTGCGGCTGTCGGGGCCGCTCGACCGGCCCGCCCTGGCCCGGGCGCTGGCCGACGTCTCGGACCGGCACGCGCCCCTGCGCACCGTCTTTCCCCAGGGGCCCGACGGCCTGCCCCACCAGCGGATCCTGGACGGCCGGGAGGCCGGGCCGCCGCTCACCGTGGTCGAGTCGGACCCCGGCGAGCTGCCGGGGCTGCTCGCCACGCAGGCCGCACGCGGCTTCGACCTCACCCGCCAGGCGCCCCTGCGCGCCACGCTGTTCGGTGTCGCCCCCGACGAGCACGTCCTGCTCCTGGTCGTCCACCACATCGCGGGCGACGCCTGGTCGGTGCCGCCGCTGCTGCGGGACCTGTCCGCGGCGTACGCGGCCCGCCGCTCGGGGAGCCACGCCGACCTGCCACCGCTACCCGTGAGCTACTCGGACTACACCCTCTGGCAGCGGGAACTGCTGGGCGCACCGGACGACCCCGGCAGCCTCGCCGGTTCCCAACTCGCCTACTGGCGCGAGGCGTTGGCGGGGCTCCCACAGGAACTGGCCCTGCCCTACGACCGGCCGCGCCCGCAGGCCGCCTCCCACCGGGGCGGCTCCGTGCCGCTCGTCGTCGACGCGTGGCTGCACGACCGGCTCGGACGGCTGGCCCGCGATGCCGGGGCCAGCGTGTTCATGGTCGTGCAGGCCGCCGTCGCCGCGCTCCTGACCCGACTCGGCGCGGGCGAGGACATCCCCCTCGGGGCGCCCGTGGCCGGGCGCGCGGAGGACGCCCTCGACGACCTGGTGGGCTTCTTCGTCAACACGCTGGTGCTGCGCACCGACACCTCGGGCGACCCGACCTTCCGCGAACTCCTCGCCCGAGTGCGGGAGTGCGACCTGTCGGCGTTCGCGCACCAGGACCTGCCCTTCGACCGGCTCGTCGAGGCGCTCAACCCGCCGCGGTCGCTGGCGCGGCACCCGCTGTTCCAGGTGATGCTCGCCTTCCAGAGCGTGGCCGACGCCGAGGCGGAACTGACCGGGCTGCACGTGCGGCGCGAGCCGCTCGCGGCGCCCGCCGTCAAGTTCGACCTCTCCTTCGAGCTCGCCGAACGCTTCGCGCCGGACGGCGCGCCCGCCGGCATCAGCGGCAGCGTCGAGTACGCCCGTGACCTGTTCGACGAGCACACGGCGGCCGCCGTCGCGCGGCGCCTGGTGCGCCTCCTCGACGCGGTGACCGCCGACGCGGGCCTTCCGCTCAGCGGCATCGACATCCTCGAACCCGCCGAGCGCATCGGGCTGTTGGCCGACTGGAACGACACCCGCGGCCCGCTCCCCGAAGTCATGGTACCGGACCTCTTCGCCGCCCACGTGGCCCGTACGCCGCAGGCCACCGCGCTCGTCTTCGGCGACACCGAGCTGTCGTACCGCGAACTGGACGCCCGCGTGGACCGTCTGGCCGGCCGCCTCGCCCGGCTCGGGGCGGGCCCCGAACACGTCGTCGGCGTCGCGCTGCCGAGGTCCACCGAGCTGATCGTCACGCTCCTGGCGGTCCTCAGGACCGGCGCCGCCTTCCTGCCGCTGGACCCGCACCTTCCCCCGGGCCGCGTCGAGTTCATGGTCGAGGACACGGCCCCGTTGTGCGTCGTGACACGCGACTCCCTCGTCGCGGGACTGCCGGACACGGGGTGCGCGCTGCTCGTATTGGACGAACTCGTACTGGACGAACTCGTACTGGAAGAACCCGGCCTGGAAGAACCCGGCCTGGAAGAACCCGGCCTGGAAGAACCCGGCCTGGAAGAACCCGGCCCGGACGGACCCGGGGAACCGTCCGGTCCCCGCGAGCCCGCCCCTGCGCCGTTCCCGCACGGAGAGCATCCCGCCTACGTGATCTACACGTCCGGTTCGACGGGGCGGCCGAAGGGCGTCATGGTGACGCGCGACGGCCTAGCCAACCGCCTGTCCTGGATGCAGCGGCGCTACCCCCTCACCCCCGGCGACCGTGTGCTGCAGAAGACCCCCGTGAGCTTCGACGTGTCCGTCTGGGAGTTCTTCTGGCCCCTGACGCAGGGCGCGACGCTGGTCGTCGCCGAACCGGAGGGGCACAAGGACCCGGACTACCTGGCCGACGTGATCCGCGAGCGCGGTGTGACCGTGACCCACTTCGTGCCGTCGATGCTCCAGGCCTACCTGCGGGCGCCGCGTGCCGGTGAACCCTCGCCGCTGCGCCGGGTGTTCTGCAGCGGTGAGGCCCTGTCCCGGGAGCTGGAGGCGGACTTCTTCGCCACCGTCGACGCACCGCTGACCAACCTCTACGGGCCGACCGAGACCGCGGTGGACGTCACCGCCTGGGACTGCCGCCCCGCCGGCGCGACGGACGCCGGGCCCGTGCCGATCGGCGAGCCCGTCACCAACACCCGTCTCTACGTCCTGGACAGCCGCCTCGGCCTCGTCCCGCCGGGCGTGGTGGGAGAGTTGTACGTGGCGGGCGTGCAGCTGGCACGCGGCTATGTGCGGCGGCCCGGGCTGACGGCGGAGCGCTTCGTCGCGGACCCGTTCGCGGCGACGTACGGGCTGTCCGGTGAGCGCATGTACCGCACCGGCGACCTGGCGCGCCGGCGGCCCGACGGGCAGCTGGAGTACGCCGGACGCGTCGACGACCAGGTGAAGGTGCGCGGCTTCCGCGTCGAGCCGGGCGAGGTCGAGGCCGCCCTGCTCCGCCACCCCGGGGTGGCGCAGGCCGCGGTGGTGGTCCGGGCGGACGGTCCCGGGGAGCCCCGGCTCATCGGCTATGCGGTGCCCGCCGGTGCCGACCGGACCGGCAGCGACGCGTGCGACCCGGTGGACGTGCGGCGCTCCGTGCGGGAGCTGCTGCCCGACTACATGGTGCCGGCGGCCGTCGTCGTCCTGGACGCCCTGCCGGTGACGGCGAACGGCAAGCTGGACCGCGCGGCGCTGCCGGCGCCCGGATTCACCGTCGCACCCGGCGGCCGCGCCCCCCGCACGGCCCGCGAGCGGACGCTGTGCGCGCTGTTCGCCGAGGTGCTCGCGGTGGACTCGGTCACCGTCGACGACGGCTTCTTCGACCTCGGCGGCGACAGCATCCTCTCGATCGACCTGGTCGGCCGGGCACGCGCGGCCGGTATCGGGCTCACGCCCGGTGACGTGTTCCGCTGCTCGACGGTCGCGGAACTCGCCGACGTGGCACGCGACCTGACCGACGACCGCACGCCCACCGGGCCCGACCCGGAACCCGGAACGGGTGACCTGCCGCCGACGCCCGTCATGCACTGGCTCCGCGAGCGCGGTGGCACCATCGACGGCTTCCACCAGTCGGTGCTGGTCTGGACCCCGCCGGAGCTCGACGAGGCGGGCCTCACCACGGCGCTGCGGGCCCTGCTCGACCACCATGACGCCCTGCGGATGCGTCTGGGCGGCGACGACACGCGGTGGCTCCCGCACATCCGCGAGGCGGGCACCGTCGACGCGGCCCGCTGTCTGCGCAGGGTCGACGTGGCCGGGGCGGACGACGCGGAGCTGCGCGAGCGCGTCGCCGCGGAGGCCCGGGCCGCGGCGGGCCGCCTGAGGCCGCGCGAGGGGGTCGTACTGCGGGCCGTGTGGTTCGACGCGGGCCGCGAGCGAAGCGGGCAACTCCTCATGGCCGCCCACCACTTGGCGGTCGACGCGGTGTCCTGGCGCATCCTGCTCGCCGACCTCGCCGCCGCCTGGGAGGCCGTGGCAGAGGGGCGCCGTCCGGCACTGGCGCCCGTGCCGACCTCTCTGCGGAGCTGGGCCGCCGCCCTCGTGGCACAGGCGCGGACGCCGGTACGGCTGGCGGAGCTGCCCTTCTGGACCGTGCTCCTGAAAGAGGCCGAACCGCCCCTGGGCGAGCGTCCGTTGGACCCGCGGACCGACCTGGGCGAGACCGCCCGTTCCCACACGGTGACACTCCGGGCGGCGGACACGGAACCGCTCCTGGACCGGGTGACCGCCGCCTTCCGCACCGACGTGCCCACCGTGCTGCTCACCGGCCTCGCCGTCGCCCTCACCGCATGGCGCCGCGACCGCGGCAGGGCCGGGGGCGGGAGCGTGCTGATCGATGTGGAGGGGCACGGCCGCGAGACGTCGCTCGTGCCGGGCGCCGATGTGTCCCGCACCGTGGGCTGGTTCACGGCCCTGCACCCCGTACGGCTGGACGCGGGCCTCGACGACACCGACAACGACACCGACCGGGACGACATCCGGGCCGACATCCGGGCCGGAGGCCCCGCGCTCGGTGCCGCGCTGAAGCGGGTCAAGGAACAGCTGCGGGCGGTTCCGGACAACGGCGTCGGCCACGGTCTGCTGCGCCATCTGAACAGCGACACGGCGGACACCCTCGCCGCGCTCGCCCGCCCCCAGATCCTCTTCAACCACCTGGGCAGACTCGCCCTCGCCGACTCCCTCGCGCCCACCCCCTGGCGACCCGTCGCCGCCCCGCAGGGACCGCCGCACGGCACGCCGGGCCCGGCCCTGTCCCACGTACTGGAGATCACGACGCTCGTCGAGGACCACGGCACGGGACCGCGCCTGCGCGCCACCCTCTCCTGGCCCGGCGGCCTGCTCGCCGAGGTGGAGGTGGCCGCACTCGCCCGGACGTGGCTGGAGGCTCTGCGGGGCCTCGCCCGCCACGCCGAGCGGCCGGGCGCGGGCGGCCGGTCCCCGTCCGACCTCGGCCTGGTCTCCCTCAGCCAGGAGCAGATCGAGCGGCTCGAACACACCTGGAGGACAGCGCGGTGA
- a CDS encoding amino acid adenylation domain-containing protein produces MSADIEDILPLTPLQEGLLYHAQHGTAGLAGTVDGYGVQLTLRLAGPVDHGLLRAACRALLRRHANLRAGFLHQDLDRPVQVIAADVDTPWQEWDLRDEGRGADAPRAREAAADRLLADERDRGFDLTRPPLLRFTLLQLADEEHLFTLTYHHILLDGWSVPVVVRELLTLYAHRGDPARLPKVRPYRDYLVWLAERDQDATRAAWSSALAGLEGPTRLSTAARPGQDRQVTRADRPPGAPAHLTTDLSERLTRELRECAAAHGVTLSTLVQGAWGVLLHKLTGQDDVVFGSVVAVRPPELPGVADMVGLLINTVPVRVRTAPDDSLAAVCARLQERQAQLIDHQHIGLAELQRLAGAGELFDTVVVHESYPVDRAPVDPDGNGPRITGTRDRGGTHYPLALITHPGDRLRLRLEHRADLFDAATARGFLDRLVRILRTAATDPGRPVGRTDVLTEEERGRALTDWGRGAPPAGPGRQPAPTLPGLFAAQAARTPDRVAVEEGGTRLTYRELDARAAALARELVACGAGPERRVVVAMDRSADLVVALLAVVRTGASYVPLDTLWPEERRRFVLADTGASVLLTDGEAPRALGPVTARGHATVAHPDVLAYVIHTSGSTGVPKGVAVTHRDVIALAADAKLSGGAHERVLLHSSHAFDASTYEIWVPLLNGGRIVVAPPGPLTAPRVEELVAGHGLTGMFLTAGLLRVLAEEAAGCFAGLREVWTGGERVPPEPLRAVLDACPGTTVVAAYGPTEATTFATCRAFAPGDRVPDAVPLGRPLDGTRAYVLDGALGLVPPGTVGELYLAGAGVARGYAHRPGPTAERFVADPFAATYGLSGERMYRTGDLARWTPDGQLEFAGRADDQVKVRGFRIEPGEVEAVLGEQEGVGHAAVVVREDRPGDRRLVAYVVPAGGVARDEVDPAQVTAAAAERLPGPLVPSAVVVLDALPLTVNGKLDRAALPAPGRTTAAGGRAPRSERERALCALFAEVLALPDVTIDDSFFALGGDSLTSLRLAGRVRSALGVDLDLPLLFRHPTVASLEPRLKQPTAAAPRRPALRRMR; encoded by the coding sequence GTGAGCGCGGACATCGAAGACATCCTGCCGCTGACGCCGCTGCAGGAAGGACTGCTGTACCACGCCCAGCACGGCACGGCGGGCCTTGCGGGCACGGTGGACGGCTACGGCGTCCAGCTGACGCTGCGCCTGGCGGGCCCCGTGGATCACGGCCTGCTGCGCGCCGCCTGCCGAGCCCTTCTGCGCCGGCACGCCAACCTGCGCGCGGGCTTCCTGCACCAGGACCTCGACCGGCCCGTCCAGGTCATCGCCGCCGACGTGGACACCCCGTGGCAGGAGTGGGACCTGCGGGACGAGGGCCGGGGCGCGGACGCGCCACGCGCACGGGAGGCGGCGGCGGACCGGCTGCTCGCCGACGAACGCGACCGCGGCTTCGACCTGACCCGCCCGCCTCTGCTGCGCTTCACCCTCCTCCAACTGGCCGACGAGGAGCACCTGTTCACCCTCACGTACCACCACATCCTCCTCGACGGCTGGTCGGTCCCCGTCGTCGTACGGGAACTGCTCACCCTCTACGCGCACCGCGGCGACCCGGCGCGGCTGCCGAAGGTCCGCCCCTACCGCGACTACCTCGTCTGGCTCGCCGAACGGGATCAGGACGCCACCCGGGCGGCGTGGTCCTCGGCACTCGCCGGACTCGAAGGGCCCACGCGCCTGTCGACGGCGGCCCGCCCCGGGCAGGACCGGCAGGTGACCCGCGCCGACCGGCCACCGGGGGCGCCCGCGCACCTCACCACGGACCTCTCCGAGCGGCTCACCCGGGAGCTGCGCGAGTGCGCCGCCGCGCACGGAGTCACCCTGAGCACCCTGGTCCAGGGCGCCTGGGGCGTTCTCCTGCACAAGCTGACCGGGCAGGACGACGTGGTGTTCGGCAGCGTCGTGGCGGTGCGGCCGCCGGAGCTTCCCGGTGTCGCGGACATGGTGGGGCTGCTCATCAACACCGTGCCCGTGCGCGTGCGGACCGCCCCCGACGACAGCCTGGCCGCCGTCTGCGCGCGACTCCAGGAGCGGCAGGCACAGCTGATCGACCATCAGCACATCGGACTCGCCGAGCTCCAGCGTCTCGCGGGCGCCGGCGAGCTGTTCGACACGGTCGTCGTCCACGAGAGCTATCCGGTCGACCGCGCGCCCGTGGACCCGGACGGCAACGGTCCGCGCATCACGGGCACGCGGGACAGGGGAGGCACGCATTACCCGCTGGCCCTGATCACGCACCCCGGCGACCGGCTGAGGCTGCGCCTGGAGCACCGCGCGGACCTCTTCGACGCCGCCACGGCGCGCGGCTTCCTCGACCGCCTGGTCCGGATCCTTCGGACGGCGGCCACGGACCCGGGGCGCCCAGTGGGCCGAACGGACGTCCTGACCGAGGAGGAGCGCGGGCGCGCCCTCACCGACTGGGGCCGGGGCGCGCCCCCGGCCGGCCCCGGGCGGCAGCCCGCCCCCACGCTGCCCGGACTCTTCGCCGCCCAGGCGGCGAGGACCCCCGACCGGGTGGCCGTCGAGGAGGGCGGCACCCGCCTCACCTACCGTGAACTGGACGCGCGGGCCGCGGCGCTGGCCCGCGAGCTCGTCGCGTGCGGCGCGGGCCCGGAGCGCCGGGTGGTCGTCGCGATGGACCGCTCGGCGGACCTCGTGGTGGCGCTCCTCGCCGTGGTGCGGACCGGCGCCTCCTACGTGCCGCTCGACACCCTCTGGCCCGAGGAACGGCGGCGGTTCGTCCTGGCCGACACCGGCGCGAGCGTCCTGCTCACCGACGGGGAGGCACCGCGCGCCCTCGGCCCGGTCACCGCACGCGGCCACGCCACGGTCGCCCACCCGGACGTCCTCGCGTACGTGATCCACACCTCGGGCTCGACGGGCGTGCCCAAGGGCGTCGCCGTCACGCACCGGGACGTGATCGCCCTCGCGGCCGACGCGAAGCTCAGCGGCGGCGCGCACGAGCGGGTCCTGCTGCACTCCTCCCACGCCTTCGACGCGTCCACGTACGAGATATGGGTGCCGCTCCTCAACGGCGGCCGGATCGTCGTGGCACCGCCCGGCCCCCTGACCGCGCCCCGCGTCGAGGAGCTGGTCGCCGGGCACGGGCTGACCGGCATGTTCCTGACGGCCGGCCTGCTGCGGGTCCTCGCCGAGGAGGCGGCGGGCTGTTTCGCGGGGCTTCGCGAGGTGTGGACGGGCGGCGAGCGGGTGCCGCCCGAGCCGCTGCGCGCCGTGCTGGACGCGTGCCCGGGCACCACCGTGGTCGCCGCGTACGGGCCGACCGAGGCGACGACCTTCGCCACCTGCCGGGCGTTCGCCCCCGGCGACCGGGTCCCGGACGCGGTGCCGCTCGGCCGCCCGCTGGACGGCACGCGCGCCTACGTCCTGGACGGCGCCCTCGGCCTCGTGCCACCCGGCACCGTGGGGGAGCTGTACCTGGCGGGCGCGGGCGTCGCGCGCGGGTACGCCCACCGCCCCGGCCCGACCGCCGAGCGCTTCGTGGCGGACCCGTTCGCGGCGACGTACGGGCTGTCCGGTGAGCGCATGTACCGCACCGGCGACCTGGCGCGCTGGACGCCCGACGGGCAGCTGGAGTTCGCCGGGCGCGCCGACGACCAGGTGAAGGTGCGCGGCTTCCGCATCGAGCCGGGCGAGGTCGAGGCGGTACTCGGCGAGCAGGAAGGCGTCGGGCACGCGGCGGTGGTGGTGCGCGAGGACCGCCCGGGCGACCGGCGGCTCGTCGCGTACGTGGTGCCGGCTGGCGGAGTCGCACGCGACGAGGTCGACCCCGCGCAGGTGACCGCGGCGGCTGCCGAGCGCCTCCCGGGCCCTCTGGTGCCCTCGGCGGTCGTCGTCCTCGACGCCCTGCCGCTGACGGTCAACGGCAAGCTCGACAGGGCGGCCCTCCCGGCTCCCGGGCGGACCACGGCGGCCGGCGGCCGTGCGCCGCGCTCGGAGCGTGAGCGCGCCCTGTGCGCCCTGTTCGCCGAGGTGCTCGCGCTGCCCGACGTCACCATCGACGACAGCTTCTTCGCGCTCGGCGGCGACAGCCTGACGAGCCTGCGCCTGGCGGGCCGGGTCCGCTCCGCCCTGGGCGTGGACCTCGACCTTCCGCTCCTGTTCCGGCACCCGACGGTGGCATCCCTGGAGCCCCGGCTGAAGCAGCCCACCGCGGCCGCCCCGCGGCGTCCCGCTCTGCGGCGCATGCGCTGA